In Rhodothermus bifroesti, a single genomic region encodes these proteins:
- a CDS encoding GntP family permease — protein MSTVALTGLALLAIAVLLLLVLWMRVHAFVALMLTSLLTALLGGIPADRIADVLREGMGSTLGYIAVVIGLGAMIGEMLQQSGGTARIAQSLLKRFGEHRAPWALALTGFLVAIPVFFDVALILLLPLVYSLAHRTGRSLLYYALPLAAGIAVAHSFIPPTPGPVAVAGLLGADLGWVILFGVITGLPATIVGGIWFGRWMAGRLHVPVPLHLFAEPAAPEQPMPSFGQAVGVILLPLGLILVGTAASAFLPQEHMLRPWLRLLGHPFTALVLGTLWTFYVLGLRLGYPMRTVQQCATKALEPTGLILLVTGAGGVLSRVLVETGVGQAMAEALAATRLPVIVLAFGIALAVRIAQGSATVSMVTAAGLIAPLLQAGTYAQPMLALVTLAIAAGATACSHVNDSGFWLISRYLDLSEADTLRVWTVLETILGLSGLAAALLLSLWV, from the coding sequence ATGAGCACTGTAGCACTGACGGGGTTGGCTTTGCTGGCCATAGCCGTTTTGCTTCTCCTGGTCCTTTGGATGCGGGTGCACGCTTTTGTGGCCTTAATGCTTACAAGCTTGCTGACCGCATTGCTTGGCGGTATCCCTGCTGACCGCATTGCCGATGTGCTGCGCGAAGGCATGGGCAGCACGCTAGGCTACATTGCGGTAGTGATCGGGCTGGGTGCCATGATTGGGGAAATGCTTCAGCAAAGCGGCGGAACGGCACGCATTGCCCAGTCGCTGCTCAAGCGCTTTGGCGAGCACCGGGCACCTTGGGCATTGGCGCTGACAGGCTTTCTGGTAGCGATCCCGGTTTTTTTTGACGTAGCGCTGATCTTGCTCCTGCCGCTCGTCTACAGCCTGGCGCACCGCACCGGCCGATCGCTGCTTTACTATGCCCTTCCGTTAGCGGCTGGGATTGCCGTGGCGCATAGCTTCATCCCGCCTACGCCAGGTCCAGTGGCCGTTGCGGGATTGCTGGGAGCCGACCTGGGATGGGTCATCCTCTTTGGGGTAATAACCGGCCTGCCCGCTACCATCGTCGGTGGCATCTGGTTTGGACGCTGGATGGCTGGCCGCCTCCACGTACCCGTGCCCCTGCACTTGTTTGCAGAACCAGCTGCCCCAGAGCAACCGATGCCTTCGTTCGGGCAAGCCGTAGGCGTCATCCTTCTTCCACTAGGGCTCATTCTGGTAGGCACAGCTGCTAGCGCTTTCTTGCCCCAAGAGCATATGCTCCGGCCTTGGTTGCGCCTGCTTGGCCATCCCTTTACTGCCTTGGTGCTCGGTACGCTTTGGACTTTTTATGTGCTGGGCTTGCGGCTGGGCTATCCGATGCGCACCGTGCAGCAATGCGCCACGAAAGCCCTGGAACCTACCGGACTGATCCTGCTGGTGACCGGTGCTGGCGGCGTCCTTAGCCGCGTGCTTGTGGAAACCGGCGTAGGCCAAGCCATGGCCGAAGCGCTGGCAGCGACACGCCTGCCGGTCATTGTGCTGGCCTTTGGCATTGCCCTGGCCGTTCGCATCGCCCAGGGATCGGCCACCGTGTCGATGGTGACCGCTGCCGGACTCATTGCACCCCTCCTCCAGGCCGGTACTTATGCGCAGCCCATGCTGGCCCTAGTCACGCTTGCCATTGCCGCCGGCGCAACCGCCTGCTCGCACGTGAATGATTCAGGCTTTTGGCTCATCAGCCGCTATTTGGACCTTTCGGAGGCCGACACGCTGCGCGTGTGGACGGTGCTGGAAACCATCTTAGGCTTGAGCGGCCTCGCTGCTGCTTTGCTCCTCAGCCTATGGGTGTGA
- a CDS encoding gluconokinase, giving the protein MIVVVMGVSGAGKTTIGRALAQALGWPFYDGDDFHPPQNIEKMRQGIPLTDADRLPWLEALHALMHQLLLSGQSAVVACSALKRSYRDLLRRAGPEVRFVYLAADPELIRRRLEARRGHFFDPQLLQSQFEALEAPDAEEALTVAADRSVDALVSEILAALRQP; this is encoded by the coding sequence ATGATCGTGGTGGTCATGGGCGTCTCGGGCGCGGGCAAAACGACCATCGGACGCGCCTTGGCCCAAGCACTTGGCTGGCCTTTCTACGATGGCGACGACTTCCACCCGCCGCAGAACATCGAAAAAATGCGGCAAGGCATTCCGCTCACCGATGCCGACCGTTTGCCTTGGCTGGAAGCCTTGCACGCACTTATGCACCAATTGCTGCTTAGCGGCCAATCGGCGGTGGTAGCCTGCTCGGCCCTGAAGCGTAGCTATCGCGACCTGCTACGCCGCGCTGGTCCCGAAGTACGCTTCGTCTACTTAGCAGCCGATCCCGAGCTCATCCGTCGGCGCCTCGAGGCGCGGCGCGGCCATTTTTTTGATCCTCAGCTGCTGCAAAGCCAGTTCGAGGCGCTTGAAGCGCCTGATGCTGAGGAAGCCTTAACGGTTGCGGCAGACCGCTCCGTCGATGCCCTTGTGTCAGAAATTCTGGCAGCGTTGCGCCAGCCCTAA
- a CDS encoding FxLYD domain-containing protein, translating to MQRRMFGLSAVALLVLLSAGCSSKKTAQNPVEIQNLRYQQWSDGTRVVTGVVRNRTNQAIADLQLEVGLYDQHNRLVGTMHVLVQDIPPRGRKRFRQVVDAKENVQGVRVRSVLLL from the coding sequence ATGCAACGTCGCATGTTTGGCTTAAGCGCGGTCGCGCTGCTCGTGCTTCTCAGTGCTGGATGCAGCAGCAAAAAGACCGCCCAGAACCCTGTCGAGATCCAAAACCTGCGCTACCAACAATGGTCCGACGGCACGCGGGTCGTAACTGGCGTGGTCCGCAACCGGACCAACCAAGCCATTGCTGACCTACAGCTTGAAGTTGGTCTCTACGATCAGCATAACCGCCTGGTAGGCACCATGCACGTCTTGGTGCAGGATATTCCGCCACGCGGGCGCAAGCGTTTTCGCCAGGTGGTCGATGCCAAAGAAAACGTGCAAGGCGTTCGTGTGCGCAGCGTACTCCTGCTTTAA
- the pyrR gene encoding bifunctional pyr operon transcriptional regulator/uracil phosphoribosyltransferase PyrR, which yields MEAQDRIKAQLMDAADLDRTLERMARQIIERAALDATSEGRLALVGMQTRGVYLARRLQTKIQAAAGLEVPVGILDVTMYRDDVRLRARQPVVRPTHIPFDVTDRYLVLIDDVIYTGRTARAALDALMDLGRPAAVYLLVMIDRGLRELPICPDIVGRQVPTLPGEEVRVRLREVDDREGVWLVETAPTLV from the coding sequence ATGGAAGCCCAGGATCGCATCAAAGCGCAGCTCATGGATGCGGCCGATCTGGACCGAACGCTCGAGCGTATGGCCCGGCAAATTATCGAGCGGGCTGCGCTCGACGCTACCAGCGAAGGCCGCCTGGCACTGGTCGGAATGCAGACACGCGGCGTCTACCTCGCCCGCCGCTTGCAGACCAAAATTCAGGCTGCAGCTGGCTTAGAAGTGCCTGTGGGCATTCTGGACGTAACAATGTACCGCGACGACGTTCGGCTCCGCGCCCGGCAGCCTGTGGTGCGTCCTACGCACATTCCGTTCGACGTCACCGACCGCTACTTGGTCCTGATCGACGACGTGATCTATACGGGTCGCACAGCCCGAGCTGCACTCGATGCGCTGATGGACCTAGGTAGGCCTGCTGCCGTCTATCTGCTCGTCATGATCGACCGCGGGTTGCGCGAACTGCCGATCTGCCCCGACATCGTAGGTCGCCAGGTACCTACATTGCCCGGTGAAGAGGTGCGCGTGCGCTTGCGCGAAGTGGACGACCGCGAAGGTGTTTGGCTGGTCGAAACTGCGCCTACTCTGGTATAA
- a CDS encoding DUF58 domain-containing protein has product MELRARLIVEGFITGLHRSPYHGFSVEFAEHRPYNPGDELRRIDWKVYGKTDRFYVKQYEEETNLRHYVVLDTSPSMRYRYRSPLTKLEYGAYLAAALHFLMLRQRDATGLIAFDERVHTLLPPRSKPGYLHTLLAHLERLVRAEGNATTTRTAVAPVLHEVAERLPRRGLVVLITDLFDNAAAHEELLRALRHLRHRGHEVLVFHVLEAATERRLELPDRPLRLVDMETGETLTLHPAQFRQAYIQALQQFTEHFRRRCLEHRIDFVELDTAQPYDAALMAYLNKRQRLS; this is encoded by the coding sequence ATGGAGCTGCGGGCACGCTTGATCGTCGAAGGGTTCATTACCGGACTGCACCGCAGCCCCTATCACGGCTTTTCTGTCGAATTTGCAGAACATCGACCCTATAACCCTGGAGATGAGCTGCGCCGCATCGACTGGAAAGTCTACGGCAAGACAGATCGTTTTTACGTCAAGCAGTACGAAGAGGAAACCAACTTGCGGCACTACGTCGTGCTCGACACGTCGCCCTCGATGCGCTACCGCTATCGCAGTCCGCTAACGAAGCTGGAATATGGCGCCTATTTGGCGGCTGCGCTACATTTTTTGATGTTGCGCCAGCGCGACGCCACAGGGCTGATTGCTTTCGACGAGCGCGTGCACACGCTACTTCCCCCTCGGAGCAAGCCGGGCTATTTGCATACTTTGCTGGCCCATCTGGAACGGCTGGTTCGCGCCGAGGGTAATGCCACGACGACCCGCACTGCTGTGGCTCCAGTGCTGCACGAAGTCGCCGAGCGGCTGCCGCGCCGCGGCCTGGTAGTGCTCATCACAGATTTGTTTGACAATGCAGCTGCCCACGAAGAGCTGTTACGAGCGCTGCGTCACTTGCGTCACCGCGGCCACGAAGTGCTGGTGTTTCACGTGCTTGAAGCCGCCACTGAGCGACGCTTGGAGCTCCCCGACCGACCACTCCGGCTTGTCGACATGGAAACAGGCGAAACGCTCACTCTGCACCCGGCCCAGTTTCGGCAGGCCTACATCCAAGCCCTACAGCAGTTTACCGAGCACTTCCGCCGCCGCTGCCTAGAGCACCGCATCGACTTTGTCGAGCTCGACACCGCCCAACCTTACGACGCAGCCCTCATGGCCTACCTGAACAAACGCCAACGCCTAAGCTAA
- a CDS encoding M28 family peptidase — translation MTALRALRLLGLLIVGFWGVSTTHAQQATPASTPTVFENPALVARYQATITPEDLAAHLFIVASDYFEGRETTTRGQKLAAYYLASQYRKLGLRPAGTQKTSHPYAPEAYFQPFTVYGQRLLEARLVARQAADTLADLRFGPGHPATEGYLWLGGQEGTAGSLVFGGYGIAAPALGYDDYAALAADSIALRGRWLLILADEPLANDTTSRLTPDGKLSEWTTQPYRKLRRALEAGVAGILIVGDRSPRNRQPIAERAARLAQALSAHVGRLSLTPGSTRMAIPPIWVISSSLADALLAPSGYTIAELQQQIDASRRPVVLSLPQVMLEGTITEETFQAQTENVLAYIEGADPLLKDEVVVLSAHYDHVGIDPLAEGDHIYNGADDDGTGTVALLEIAEAFVQAASDGYAPRRSILFLHVSGEEKGLLGSAYYADQEPVFPLEKTVTNLNIDMIGRHDPTRQGEANYVYIIGSNLISQELHEINVRVNERTGIGLVLDERFNSKDDPNRFYARSDHWNFGKHGIPFIFFFTGTHEDYHGTGDEPHKIDYERMARITRLIFGTAWQVANQETRPAVTGTGFN, via the coding sequence ATGACGGCTCTACGTGCTTTGAGGTTACTTGGGTTGCTGATCGTAGGCTTTTGGGGAGTTAGCACCACGCATGCCCAGCAGGCAACGCCGGCCAGTACGCCAACCGTATTCGAAAATCCGGCTTTGGTTGCGCGCTACCAAGCCACCATCACACCGGAAGACCTGGCTGCGCACCTATTTATCGTGGCTTCAGACTATTTTGAGGGTCGCGAGACCACCACGCGAGGCCAAAAGCTGGCTGCTTATTACCTAGCAAGCCAATACCGAAAGCTCGGGCTTCGGCCAGCGGGCACGCAAAAGACCAGCCATCCTTATGCTCCTGAAGCCTACTTTCAGCCGTTTACCGTCTACGGACAGCGCCTGCTTGAAGCTCGTCTGGTGGCTAGGCAAGCTGCTGACACGCTAGCCGACCTGCGGTTTGGCCCAGGGCACCCTGCAACTGAAGGCTACCTATGGTTAGGTGGCCAAGAAGGCACTGCGGGGAGCCTGGTCTTTGGAGGTTACGGTATTGCTGCACCAGCACTGGGCTACGACGACTATGCTGCGCTGGCTGCCGATAGCATTGCGCTCCGGGGGCGCTGGCTGTTAATCTTGGCCGATGAGCCTTTGGCCAACGACACCACAAGCCGTCTAACGCCAGACGGGAAGCTTTCGGAATGGACCACGCAGCCCTACCGCAAGCTGCGCCGAGCCCTAGAAGCCGGCGTAGCCGGCATCCTCATTGTGGGAGACCGCTCCCCACGTAACCGACAGCCTATTGCAGAACGCGCTGCGCGTTTGGCACAGGCACTTAGCGCGCACGTAGGCCGCTTGTCGCTTACCCCTGGCAGCACCCGCATGGCCATCCCGCCCATCTGGGTTATCAGCAGTAGCTTGGCCGATGCCTTGCTTGCCCCCAGCGGCTACACCATTGCCGAGCTGCAGCAGCAAATCGACGCCTCACGTCGTCCTGTGGTGCTTAGCCTTCCCCAGGTCATGCTCGAAGGCACCATCACCGAAGAAACCTTCCAAGCCCAAACCGAAAACGTCCTGGCCTACATTGAGGGCGCTGATCCCTTGCTTAAAGACGAAGTGGTCGTCCTTTCGGCCCACTACGACCACGTGGGCATTGACCCCTTAGCAGAGGGAGACCACATCTACAACGGTGCCGACGACGATGGCACCGGCACGGTTGCCTTGCTTGAAATCGCCGAGGCCTTCGTGCAGGCCGCAAGTGACGGCTACGCGCCCCGCCGCTCTATCCTCTTTCTGCACGTATCCGGCGAAGAAAAAGGCCTGCTAGGCTCTGCTTACTACGCCGACCAAGAACCGGTCTTCCCTTTGGAAAAGACCGTTACTAACCTGAACATCGACATGATCGGCCGTCATGATCCCACGCGGCAAGGCGAAGCAAACTACGTCTACATCATTGGCTCAAACTTGATTTCGCAAGAACTGCACGAGATCAACGTGCGCGTCAACGAACGCACCGGTATCGGACTTGTGCTCGACGAGCGCTTCAACAGCAAGGACGACCCCAACCGGTTCTACGCGCGTTCAGACCACTGGAACTTTGGCAAACACGGCATCCCGTTTATTTTCTTCTTCACCGGTACCCATGAAGACTATCACGGCACCGGCGACGAGCCGCACAAGATCGACTATGAACGCATGGCACGCATCACCCGGCTCATTTTCGGTACCGCCTGGCAAGTGGCCAACCAGGAAACGCGCCCTGCTGTAACTGGAACGGGATTCAACTAA
- a CDS encoding M20 metallopeptidase family protein, giving the protein MLKEIQALSHEIFPEVVRLRRVIHAHPELAFEEYETARLVVETLQPLGVEIQTGIARTGVVATLRGAAPGPTVLLRADMDALPIHEENDFDFRSRYPGKMHACGHDAHTASLLGTAMILAQLRTRLRGQVRLVFQPSEEKLPGGAQAMIREGVLEATNDLPAPEVVFAQHVQPDLPAGTIGVRSGMYMASADELYITVRAEGGHAAAPHRLQADGVLVAAHIIIALQAIISRHAPPDVPSVLSIGRVLAEGATNVLPATVRLEGTFRAMDEDWRFRAHKLIQRVVQHTAQAHGAEADVEIVVGYPALYNHEDPTALVRQAACEYVGPDRVVELEPWFASEDFAYFLRERPGCFYRIGTGNPAKGITSGLHTPRFTIDEEALRIAPGFMAYLTWRYLQSAP; this is encoded by the coding sequence ATGTTGAAAGAAATTCAAGCGCTTAGCCACGAAATTTTTCCAGAGGTCGTACGCCTGCGGCGCGTGATTCACGCTCATCCGGAGCTTGCCTTTGAGGAGTACGAAACAGCCCGACTGGTTGTCGAAACGCTGCAACCACTAGGGGTAGAAATCCAAACCGGCATAGCCCGCACAGGTGTCGTAGCCACACTGCGTGGCGCAGCGCCAGGTCCAACGGTCTTGCTTCGGGCCGACATGGACGCGCTGCCCATTCACGAAGAAAACGACTTTGACTTTCGCTCACGCTACCCAGGCAAAATGCACGCCTGTGGCCACGACGCGCACACGGCTTCGCTGCTGGGCACAGCGATGATCCTTGCCCAACTGCGCACGCGCTTGCGCGGCCAGGTGCGACTGGTTTTTCAACCCAGCGAAGAAAAACTGCCTGGTGGCGCCCAAGCCATGATCCGTGAAGGCGTGCTGGAAGCCACCAACGACCTTCCAGCCCCAGAAGTTGTCTTTGCCCAGCACGTGCAGCCGGATTTGCCCGCTGGCACAATCGGCGTGCGCAGCGGCATGTACATGGCCTCGGCCGACGAGCTCTACATCACCGTTCGGGCCGAAGGAGGGCACGCCGCTGCACCTCACCGGCTACAAGCCGATGGCGTGCTTGTGGCTGCGCACATTATTATAGCGCTCCAGGCCATCATCAGTCGCCATGCACCACCCGACGTCCCTTCGGTACTCTCCATCGGACGCGTGCTTGCCGAGGGGGCTACCAATGTGTTGCCCGCTACCGTACGCCTTGAGGGCACCTTCCGCGCCATGGACGAAGACTGGCGTTTCCGAGCCCACAAGCTAATCCAACGCGTTGTGCAGCATACCGCCCAAGCCCATGGTGCCGAGGCCGACGTAGAGATTGTGGTAGGCTACCCAGCACTCTACAACCACGAAGATCCCACAGCTTTGGTGCGCCAAGCTGCCTGTGAGTACGTAGGACCCGACCGTGTCGTAGAGCTTGAGCCTTGGTTTGCCAGCGAAGACTTTGCCTATTTTCTGCGGGAACGTCCAGGCTGCTTCTATCGCATCGGCACAGGTAACCCCGCAAAAGGCATCACCAGCGGCCTACATACGCCACGCTTTACGATCGATGAAGAAGCCCTGCGCATTGCTCCAGGCTTTATGGCCTACCTGACCTGGCGCTACTTGCAGTCAGCCCCATGA
- a CDS encoding DUF2461 domain-containing protein produces MTNLHDFPPFPGFRPQALAFLRQLKQHNDRAWFRPRKPIYEDELRWPMQCLLAEVGRELARRGLPLRGDPEQGLFRIYRDTRFSPNKQPYKTHIGAVLSRSGSRNEQGVVYIHIEPDASFLSAGFWKPDARLLRRWRQHLLQEADTFLALVHHLQAQGLILETDTACKRLPRGFEDAAHSPVAPYLRWNSFLVSQDVPNEAVLKPTFTQQVVRFTESVLPLLTFGWQAQDA; encoded by the coding sequence ATGACCAATCTGCACGATTTTCCCCCCTTCCCTGGCTTTCGACCCCAAGCGCTTGCTTTCCTGCGCCAACTAAAGCAGCACAACGACCGCGCCTGGTTTCGACCTCGTAAGCCCATCTATGAAGATGAGCTGCGCTGGCCAATGCAGTGTCTCCTTGCCGAAGTAGGCCGCGAGCTTGCTCGACGGGGCTTGCCGCTGCGCGGCGACCCCGAACAGGGACTGTTTCGGATCTATCGCGACACGCGTTTTTCCCCAAACAAGCAGCCCTACAAAACCCATATCGGGGCCGTGCTCTCCCGCAGCGGCAGCCGTAACGAACAAGGCGTCGTGTACATCCACATCGAACCCGACGCATCGTTTCTGAGCGCAGGTTTTTGGAAACCCGACGCGCGCTTGCTGCGGCGCTGGCGCCAACACCTCCTCCAAGAAGCCGATACCTTCTTAGCCCTGGTGCACCATCTTCAAGCCCAAGGTCTGATACTGGAAACCGACACCGCATGCAAACGCCTACCGCGCGGCTTCGAAGATGCCGCCCATTCCCCAGTGGCCCCCTACCTGCGCTGGAATTCCTTCCTGGTCAGCCAAGACGTCCCCAACGAAGCCGTACTCAAACCCACCTTTACGCAGCAAGTTGTCCGCTTTACCGAAAGCGTACTGCCTTTGTTGACGTTCGGCTGGCAGGCACAAGACGCCTAA
- a CDS encoding TetR/AcrR family transcriptional regulator gives MNSANLSRKERERLMRRQAMLEAARAVFAEKGYANATLEEIAQRAEFGKGTLYNYFPGGKDELFFAVFEEVFAQFQELIDAAFTPAASFREGFEAFVRASFAFFAQHHEVLLLVMRESQRMLLSPEPERAAFFQDQYNRVVQHLSRHIQGAIERNEVKPLPPEAVAHTLIGNLHGIHMHLMLKACQHLPAQRQALIDSEAAAHFLCTLLLEGLLKP, from the coding sequence ATGAATTCCGCAAACTTATCCCGCAAAGAGCGCGAGCGGCTGATGCGCCGGCAGGCCATGCTGGAGGCTGCGCGCGCAGTCTTTGCCGAAAAGGGCTATGCCAACGCGACGCTGGAAGAAATAGCCCAGCGGGCCGAGTTCGGTAAGGGCACCTTGTACAACTACTTTCCCGGGGGCAAAGATGAGCTGTTTTTTGCTGTCTTTGAGGAGGTATTTGCACAATTCCAGGAGCTTATCGATGCAGCTTTTACGCCAGCAGCGTCTTTTCGTGAAGGCTTTGAGGCGTTTGTACGTGCCAGTTTTGCCTTTTTTGCGCAGCACCACGAAGTCCTGCTGCTGGTTATGCGCGAGTCGCAGCGTATGTTGCTAAGCCCGGAGCCCGAGCGGGCTGCCTTTTTCCAGGATCAATACAACCGCGTTGTGCAGCACCTGAGCCGTCATATTCAGGGGGCTATTGAGCGGAACGAAGTAAAGCCACTACCACCAGAAGCCGTAGCCCATACCCTCATAGGCAACCTGCATGGCATTCATATGCATCTTATGCTGAAAGCATGCCAGCATCTTCCTGCGCAGCGTCAGGCGCTGATCGATTCCGAAGCCGCTGCGCACTTTCTCTGCACGTTGCTGCTCGAAGGTCTACTGAAGCCGTAA